The following nucleotide sequence is from Myxococcaceae bacterium JPH2.
CCCCGGGGCGAGTCCACGCCGAGGAACTGGAGGGCCTTCTTGCGACCCTCCGGCGTCAAGGTGAGGCCCTGTCGCGAGCGCGGCTGCACGAGCGCGTCGGCGAGCAGCGTGTCCACGAGGGGCTCGAAGCGCCTCGCCCACTCCGCGCGACTCCAGCGGTGCTCGACGAAGGGGCGCAGCGCGTCCGCCAGCTCCTTGCGCGTGCCGGGCCGGCTGCTGCGGGTGGCGAGCCAGGCGAGGGCGAGTCCCTCCAGGCGGGTGTCAGCGGCGTCCATGAGCGACCTCCTGCCCGACGGCGTCACGCTGGCGGGCGGCGATGAGGGATTCCAAGGTGTCGAGGATGTCCTCGGCGCGAGACACCACGTCCTCGGCGAGCACGCGGACCACCCAATAGCCCGCGCGTTGCAGCGCGAGGTCCTTGCGGCGATCCCGACGGAAGCGCTCCGCGTCGAGGAAGTGGAAGTAGCCGTCGATCTCCACCGCCAGCCGCCACTCGCGGCACAGCAGGTCCACCTCCCATGCGCGGTCCTCGTCCGCGAGCTGGAGGCGCTGGTTGAGCTGGAACAGCCCCGAGGTGGCGGGACGCGCACGGAGGCACTCGGCGAGGAAGCGCTCCGCCTTGCTGCGCGCGAACTCCTCGGGCGTCCCGGGGGCTCCGGTGAGGACGGCCCGCGCTGCCTCCGCGTGGAGCACTCGCTTCGCGTCGGGCGCCTGCTCGCGCGCGAGCTGACTCTGGAGCGCCATGGCGGCATCCGCCGCGGCGGTGACCGGTGCGGCCACGGGCTCTCCCAGGTCCAGCCGTCCTTCGCGCACGAGGGCGAGCACGCGGGACTCCGGCCCTCGCAGGAAGGCGTCGAGCGCGTCCGGTTCCACCGCGCACGCGAGGGGCATCATCGGCGCGGCGATGCTCAGGGCGGCGGCGGATTGCAGGCCCCAGTGAGAGGGTGCCTCTCCGGCGCGGCAGCGGAGCGCGGGCAGGTCTCTGGCGGGCACCAGGGCAATCAGGGCCTCCAGCGCGACGTGGGGCTCTCGTCGGAGTGCCTCGCGCACGGGGGGCGGCAGCGTGCCGGGGTCGAGCGTGGGGCGCTGCTCGATGAGTTGGCGACACAGCGCCCACGTGAAGCCGGGCAAGGAGGGAGGCGGGAGCGCGTCCAAGAGGACGCGGCGCTCATGCGGCGTCTTGCCCGCGAAGGAGGGCGCGTGGCGTGGGTTCGCGGCCGTGAGGGCGAAGGTTGCGAGGGCCTCGGCGTCCGCGCCCAGGTCTCGCTCCGCCGCGAGCGCTCGGGCCCAATCGATTGCGGCCGAGCGGGGATCCTCCGCGTCGGTGACGACGACGCGCCGACCTTGTCGCTCCGCCCAGCGAGACCACAGCGCCGCGCCGGACCCGAGCGGGCCCGCGAGGACGCTCAGCGTAGCGACTCCCTCCGCGCGCCGGCGAGCCTGGCGATCCAGGGCATCGAGCAGCGCGGCTTCCACCGGCGGCGACAAGCGAACTCCCCCCACGGGTCGGGCGGCGGAAACCCGCCGAGCGATGTCGAGCCTGCTCCCGGGAATCCATGGGAATCAAGCGTGGGGGAGACCCAGTGGCTCGGGTCGTTTCCAGAAGTGGACCCCTGGCAGGGGGTCGTCACGAACCGGGGGCGGGTGTCCGCCGTGCCAGGTCAGCGCCCGGTGCGGTCCACCGGCAGGGCGTCCGCGTAGGCGCGGAGGATGCGGCCCTCGTCATACGAGTGCTGGAAGCCCGTGGCGTCCAGGAAGCGGCGGTTGTCGAGGACGATGGGGTGGCGCAGGTGGTCCACCGCGCCCACGCTCAGGCGAGGCAGCCCCGCGCGGCCCAGAATCAGCGACAGTACGGGCGCGGGCAGCGGCACTGGCGTGCGGCCCGTGCCCTTGATGATGACGGACAGCGGGATGGGCGGCGGCCCCGCGACGTTGAAGATGCCGCGCAGCTGCTTCTCCAGCGCGAGGTGCAGCGCCGTCACCACATCCTCTTCCTGGAGGACGTGGAACAGCGGGTCATACCCCAGCACCATGGGCACGCGACGGCCGCGCAGGAACGTGGCCAGCGTGCCCGTGCCCGGCGTGCCCAGCGTGTAGACGAGCCGCAGCACCGCGGTGGTCATCTGCGGCAGGCGCCACAGCGCCGTCGCCGCGTACAGGTCCGCGGCCACCAGGTCCGCCAGCTCGGGGATGGACTCCAGCGCGCGAGGGGGCTCGTCCTCGGAGTGGTACAGCGGCGAGTCCGCCGCCGCGCCGTAGAAGGTGTGGCGGCCCACGAAGACGACCTGCTTCACGCCGTGGGTGGCGCAGTGGTCGAACACCGCCTTGGTGCCGTCCAGGTTGATGCGCCCGCGCTCACCGCCGCGCACGGTGAAGGCCGTCACGGTGGCCATGTGCACCACGGCCTCGGGGCGACGGCGGCGGAAGACGTCCTCGGCGGCGCGCTTGCGCACGTCCACCCGGTGCACCTCGATGCCCTCGGGCGCGTCGTGCCACGGGCGCACGTCGATGCCGACCACTTCATGTCCGGCCGAGTGCAGGCGCAGCGCCAGCTTGCGAGCGATGCCGCCCGCGATGCCCAGGATGAGCACCCTCATGGCAACAGCTCCTGCTCGCGGCGGTGCTGACGCTCCTGGCGGCCCGTCTCGATGAGCCGGGTGATGGCCTGTTTCACCTGCTGCACATAGCCCTCGATGACATGGTCTTCCTCGTCGCCGGTGCCCTGGAAATGGAGCGGCTCGCCATAGTGGATTTCCAGCCGGACGGGGAGGGGGACGGGCAGCAGGTAGGGCGTGAGCGGCACATACGGGACGCCCAGGAGCCGACCCAGCGCGTAGGCGTTGAAGATGGTGGGGATGGCGGAGCCGCCGCCCAGGAAGGCGAAGGGGACGATGGGCGAGCGCGTCTGCAGCGCCATCCGCATGAAGCCCGTGCCGAAGTCCACGAGCGAGTAGCGGTCGCGGAACAGCTTGGCCGTGCCGCGCGCGCCCTCGGGGAAGATCATCAGGAGCCGGTCATCCTCGAGCAGTCGCCGCGCGTGCTCGGGCAGGCCGGTGAACTGGCCGGTGCGGCTGGCCCAGAGCGAGGCCACGGGGAACTTGTGGATGAAGCGCTCGACCATGCCCTGGGAGAGCCGGGGCGGATCCATCTCCAGCAGGGTGGAGGTGAGCACCATGGCCCCGTCCACGGCGACGCCGCCGGAGTGGTTGCCCACCAGCATGGCCCGCCCGCGCGGGGGGATGTGTTGCGCGCCCACGCAGCGCACCCGGAAGTAGTGGCGGTAGAGGAAGCCGAAGGCCTCCAGCGCCAGCTTCAGGTGCTTCTTGGAGATGCCGTACGGGTCCACGCCGTACTCGTTGAACGGCAGCTCCAGCCGTTCCACGCGCGCTGCGAGAGAGTCGCTCAGGGACACCCGCGCACCGTACCACTGCCCGCGCGTTTGCACGCACAGGGCGGTGGGCGCCCGTCGCGCGCTGGGCCATACTCGGGGCCTCTCCCCACCTGGTTCTCTCCCCATGGACCTGCTGGCCATCGACGTGAAGGGTCTGTTCAAGCGCTTCGGCGACCTGGTCGCGCTGGACGGCATTGACCTGTCCATCCGCCGAGGCGAGTGCGTGGGGCTGCTCGGCCCCAACGGCGCGGGCAAGACGACGACGCTCGAAATCCTGGAGGGACTCCAGACGCCCACCGCCGGCGACGTGCGGGTGCTGGGGCGCTCGTGGGCGACGGACGCGGACGCGCTGCGGCAACGGGTGGGGCTGGCGCTCCAGGAGACGCGGCTGGTGGACCTGCTCACCGTGCGCGAGACGGTGGAGCTGTTCGCGTCCTTCTACGCGCGGCCGCTCCCGGCGGACGAGGCCATCGCGCGGGTCCACCTGGAAGAGAAGGCGCGCGCCCGAGTGGGCACGCTGTCGGGTGGGCAGCGCCAGCGGCTCGCGGTGGCGGTGGCGCTGGTGGGCGACCCGGAGCTGCTCTTCTTGGACGAGCCCACCACGGGGTTGGATCCGCAGTCGCGCCGGGCGCTGTGGGACGTGGTGGCGGGGCTCAAGGCGCGCGGCTGCACGGTGGTGCTGACGACCCACTACATGGAAGAGGCCGAGGCCCTCTGCGACCGGTTGATCATCATCGACC
It contains:
- a CDS encoding DUF559 domain-containing protein, producing MSPPVEAALLDALDRQARRRAEGVATLSVLAGPLGSGAALWSRWAERQGRRVVVTDAEDPRSAAIDWARALAAERDLGADAEALATFALTAANPRHAPSFAGKTPHERRVLLDALPPPSLPGFTWALCRQLIEQRPTLDPGTLPPPVREALRREPHVALEALIALVPARDLPALRCRAGEAPSHWGLQSAAALSIAAPMMPLACAVEPDALDAFLRGPESRVLALVREGRLDLGEPVAAPVTAAADAAMALQSQLAREQAPDAKRVLHAEAARAVLTGAPGTPEEFARSKAERFLAECLRARPATSGLFQLNQRLQLADEDRAWEVDLLCREWRLAVEIDGYFHFLDAERFRRDRRKDLALQRAGYWVVRVLAEDVVSRAEDILDTLESLIAARQRDAVGQEVAHGRR
- a CDS encoding SDR family oxidoreductase; this encodes MRVLILGIAGGIARKLALRLHSAGHEVVGIDVRPWHDAPEGIEVHRVDVRKRAAEDVFRRRRPEAVVHMATVTAFTVRGGERGRINLDGTKAVFDHCATHGVKQVVFVGRHTFYGAAADSPLYHSEDEPPRALESIPELADLVAADLYAATALWRLPQMTTAVLRLVYTLGTPGTGTLATFLRGRRVPMVLGYDPLFHVLQEEDVVTALHLALEKQLRGIFNVAGPPPIPLSVIIKGTGRTPVPLPAPVLSLILGRAGLPRLSVGAVDHLRHPIVLDNRRFLDATGFQHSYDEGRILRAYADALPVDRTGR
- a CDS encoding acyltransferase family protein; this translates as MGREPGGERPRVWPSARRAPTALCVQTRGQWYGARVSLSDSLAARVERLELPFNEYGVDPYGISKKHLKLALEAFGFLYRHYFRVRCVGAQHIPPRGRAMLVGNHSGGVAVDGAMVLTSTLLEMDPPRLSQGMVERFIHKFPVASLWASRTGQFTGLPEHARRLLEDDRLLMIFPEGARGTAKLFRDRYSLVDFGTGFMRMALQTRSPIVPFAFLGGGSAIPTIFNAYALGRLLGVPYVPLTPYLLPVPLPVRLEIHYGEPLHFQGTGDEEDHVIEGYVQQVKQAITRLIETGRQERQHRREQELLP
- a CDS encoding ABC transporter ATP-binding protein, yielding MDLLAIDVKGLFKRFGDLVALDGIDLSIRRGECVGLLGPNGAGKTTTLEILEGLQTPTAGDVRVLGRSWATDADALRQRVGLALQETRLVDLLTVRETVELFASFYARPLPADEAIARVHLEEKARARVGTLSGGQRQRLAVAVALVGDPELLFLDEPTTGLDPQSRRALWDVVAGLKARGCTVVLTTHYMEEAEALCDRLIIIDRGRVIARGTPQEMIASLGAGQVIELEAEPAPSDARLSEVPSVVAVQRQDGRLLLRVGELHRALPAVLREVEGVGGTLRHLSTRRPTLDDVFLGLTGRSLRDEKEKAA